Proteins encoded by one window of Agelaius phoeniceus isolate bAgePho1 chromosome 5, bAgePho1.hap1, whole genome shotgun sequence:
- the LOC129119935 gene encoding sulfotransferase 6B1-like encodes MSSSGEAELLHTFKGIPFTTRSSPELLKSLDTFDAREDDVLLVSYPKSGTHWLAGVITKLYDTRVTVTSPIELGDISRLEELNKLSSKRIIPTHLDYNMLPPNFKNKKCKMIYISRNPKDTAVSMFHYYRDNPNLPTVDSWTAFFDLFLKGNVVCGSWFDHFLSWEEHEDEKNILFLFYEDMKKDLPKVVKEITLFLNLNVSDDDIQDICNKSSFSEMKNDTEKENSDPSHTVCALTSNRKLIFRKGAVGDWKNYFTPKQNIRFEEIFNEKMKLSKMANSFIYEC; translated from the exons ATGTCCAGCTCAGGCGAGGCAGAGCTCCTACACACATTTAAGGGGATTCCCTTTACCACCAGGTCTTCTCCAGAGCTTTTAAAATCCTTAGATACTTTTGATGCTAGAGAAGATGATGTCCTTTTGGTTTCCTATCCCAAATCTG GCACTCACTGGCTTGCAGGAGTTATAACAAAGCTTTACGATACTCGAGTCACAGTAACATCTCCCATTGAACTTGGAGACATTTCCCGACTGGAGGAGCTGAATAAACTCTCATCAAAGAGAATCATCCCAACACACTTAGACTACAACATGTTGCCTCCAAATTTTAAGAATAAGAAATGCAAG ATGATCTACATCAGCAGAAATCCAAAAGACACCGCAGTTTCCATGTTTCATTACTACAGAGATAACCCAAACCTTCCCACTGTAGACAGCTGGACTGCTTTCTTTGACCTGTTCTTAAAAGGCAATG TTGTCTGTGGATCCTGGTTTGATCATTTCCTAAGCTGGGAAGAACATGAAGATGAGAAAAATATCCTCTTTTTGTTCTATGAAGACATGAAGAAG GATCTCCCTAAAGTTGTAAAGGAAATTACTCTGTTCCTGAATTTAAATGTCAGTGATGATGATATCCAAGACATCTGCAACAAGTCCTcgttctcagagatgaagaatGACACAGAAAAGGAGAACAGTGACCCCAGTCACACGGTGTGTGCTCTGACATCCAACAGGAAGCTGATTTTCCGAAAAG GTGCTGTTGGTGATTGGAAGAACTACTTCACTCCAAAGCAGAATATTAGGTTTGAGGAGATATTTAATGAGAAAATGAAACTCAGCAAGATGGCAAACAGTTTCATCTATGAGTGCTGA
- the TMEM52B gene encoding transmembrane protein 52B, translating into MHNSDVICFVVGSFFWLPHVRGEEGCLNTELCSGTEWDRLWYIWLVLVLGGLLLLCGLVSVCVRCCFQCQQAGDEAGPQPYEVTVIAFDHDSTLQSTITSLHSVFGPAARRILAVARSHSAAQGTPPLSAPDTPPVYEEALHMSRFTVAKAGQKVPDLDPVPEEKPQAPAEGKDAQPALPGH; encoded by the exons ATGCATAACTCAGACGTGATCTGCTTTGTTGTAGGGAGTTTCTTTTGG cTCCCCCATGTGAGAGGTGAGGAAGGCTGCCTTAACACTGAACT CTGTTCAGGTACAGAATGGGACCGTCTGTGGTATATCTG gctggtgctggtgctcggggggctcctgctgctgtgtggcCTGGTCTCCGTCTGCGTCAGGTGCTGcttccagtgccagcaggcaggGGACGAGGCGGGCCCCCAGCCCTACGAGGTCACCGTCATTGCCTTTGACCATGACAGCACCCTCCAGAGCACCATCACTT CTCTCCACTCGGTGTTCGGGCCTGCTGCCAGGAGGATTTTAGCTGTGGCACGCTCCCACAGCgctgcccagggcacccctCCCCTCTCTGCCCCTGACACCCCTCCCGTGTACGAAGAAGCTCTGCACATGAGCAGGTTCACCGTGGCCAAGGCGGGGCAGAAGGTGCCGGACCTGGACCCGGTGCCGGAGGAAAAGCCGCAGGCGCCCGCTGAGGGCAAGGACGCCCAGCCAGCCCTCCCGGGACACTGA